In Populus nigra chromosome 1, ddPopNigr1.1, whole genome shotgun sequence, one genomic interval encodes:
- the LOC133673887 gene encoding uncharacterized protein LOC133673887, with amino-acid sequence MNAEERNPMVSIISSLSDSFKQVPLAALPAMLDCILASTGLSPSALFASLLDSFSKFIKDVSEKDLKLDSSMCNYITSMVGSLCHLLNKFGNDTDGLQSFIWKCFIPLMKMVHAFEREMLNEIAESFFCVVSSTHSWGVLEANLVPFFLRSVGLSMGMIQNEESDAFEWDHFSIYHGLSDLENDFDLDQEPMLSLSGSFPLPISCHILTLILDAALQSFQAVSSTKSMLANGFCDVEKLFSNLLWDLCNMSERLLSQSLEHRSCTIGFLLPIIFKALGSQCSLEITVHGKMFILSRNVFFRKIWKLCRSLFSLGHLERRDAYNVLSLYLSFFSLTEGFGNVDASVKAEEFDVRAEREFWDEIKRGLVDEEGLVRKQSLHILKTVLQISGGSQCHSGVSEKKSQEKHPVPHGMTKREMWADKEAKSLGVWEPCNSADSPLNSQQQWEAFILLYEMLQEYGTHLVEAAWHHQLNLLLQFSVSNNNFTSYIFRGFHQKQTDILREAYSWVTILWQLGFQHDNPQVRCLIMESFLGIEWMKYGNTAKSVSESFVLGPFIEGLNDPVHHKDFGVKGVYNSKTIEGAARFLHQYTSHLNTREGIAFLHSLASVAKHHSFGRAGLMGLAECIASAARGVERHDSGAKWSEDAFPDEVQVESSRKKFSDCRTAFLDVLRFVIESSKQHFNPNYRLQVCEKVLEAATSLVSTLDVPLEILLHFIATLPRAFTDYGGSLRLKTQEWLLGSATEHCNLNCCGAEIQLLKNLQDFPERFTSSQYLVDGFLSLDDEDLDAWESESKRWARALFLIIKGEHQLAPILRFIQNCGVNICKQQSHLEWLPVKFLVLARSLVAEIQIMQERSAQCGIKIKCRSEISLLDTVDQLCYTEASMINGRIHGLFLFILEELVSFADLSSSIFWSSITKETTLPGSVRGKLGGRSQRRLSTSTTTAILQAITSIQAVASISSWCAQFKSDVKLGSVWNFLWKFFWKTVSSPTCDSEAGAEICLAAYEALAPVLRALVSTSSSLSLDLIRENDEFSAPVVEGKCCLDSLALSFLQNINNLLAVGVLARTRRAVLLNQKWICLESLLSIPYSAPWNVLNLEDGSLFFSDSAIRCIFSDLVESLDNAGEGSVLPMLRSVRLALGLIASGKLDSHVSSCNGVDAQMMWRLVNSSWILHVNCNKRRVASIAALLSSVLHCSVFTDEGMHLINNRPGPLKWFVENVIEEGTKSPRTIRLAALHLTGLWLSHPKTVKYYMKELKLLSLYGSVAFDEDFEAELCDNQDASTEVSLLAKSPDPELTEAFINTELYARVSVAVLFYKLADLANLVGSANENEDCHAALESGKLFLQELLDSAVNDKDLAKELYKKYSGIHRRKIRAWQMICVLSRFVTDDIVAQVTHSLHISLYRNNFPAVRQYLETFAINIYLKFPLLVREQLVPILQDYNMKPQALSSYVFIAANVILHASNANQSRHFNELLPPIIPLLTSHHHSLRGFTQLLVYQVFCKYFPMLDYGASEMPLEKMCFEDLKSYLAKNPDCRRLRASMEGYLDAYNPIASGTPAGIFIDRVEELGFECVPTSLMEEVLNFLNDVREDLRCSMAKDVVTIKNESLKTDEDGNCRQTVIDSQLPKETSFDFQKKLTLSKHEKQDTDSSSVLGNNEACKQLLEMEKEDELLDQSFQSRRLTMEKIRASRQQFILVASLLDRIPNLAGLARTCEVFKVSGLAIADASILRDKQFQLISVTAEKWVPIIEVPVNSVKHFLEKKKRDGFSILGLEQTANSVPLDHYAFPKKTVLVLGREKEGIPVDIIHMLDACIEIPQLGVVRSLNVHVSGAIALWEYTRQQRSQ; translated from the exons ATGAATGCAGAAGAGAGGAATCCGATGGTCTCGATAATCTCCTCTCTATCTGACAGCTTCAAGCAAGTCCCTTTGGCAGCTCTCCCAGCAATGCTTGATTGCATTTTAGCATCAACTGGGCTATCTCCATCTGCCCTTTTTGCTTCACTTCTTGATTCATTCTCTAAATTTATCAAG GATGTTAGTGAGAAGGATTTGAAGTTGGACTCTAGCATGTGTAACTACATCACATCCATGGTGGGTTCGCTTTGCCATCTTCTAAACAAATTTG GAAATGATACTGATGGTCTGCAGTCATTTATTTGGAAATGTTTTATTCCATTGATGAAGATGGTTCATGCTTTTGAGCGTGAAATGCTTAATGAG ATTGCAGAGTCATTCTTTTGTGTCGTTAGCTCAACTCATTCCTGGGGTGTTTTGGAAGCAAACTTGGTACCATTTTTTCTAAGATCAGTTGGTCTTTCTATGGGCATGATTCAAAATGAAGAATCAGATGCCTTTGAATGGGATCATTTCTCCATTTACCATGGTTTAAGTGACCTGGAAAATGATTTCGATTTGGATCAAGAGCCCATGCTGTCCCTGTCAGGGTCCTTTCCACTACCAATATCATGCCATATTCTAACCTTAATCCTGGATGCTGCTCTGCAAAGTTTCCAGGCAGTTTCAAGCACAAAATCAATGTTGGCAAATGGGTTCTGTGATGTCGAAAAGCTATTTTCTAATTTGCTTTGGGATCTATGTAACATGAGTGAGCGATTGCTTTCACAAAGTTTGGAACATCGTTCTTGCACTATTGGATTTCTGCTTCCAATCATTTTCAAAGCATTGGGTTCTCAGTGCTCTTTGGAAATCACAGTCCATGGGAAGATGTTTATACTGTCCAG AAACGTTTTCTTTAGGAAAATTTGGAAGCTGTGCAGATCATTGTTTTCTCTTGGACATTTAGAGAGAAGAGATGCCTATAATGTACTCTCTTTATACTTGTCCTTTTTCTCTTTGACAGAAGGATTTGGAAATGTTGATGCAAGTGTAAAAGCAGAAGAATTTGATGTAAGAGCTGAGAGGGAGTTTtgggatgaaataaaaagaggCCTG GTTGATGAAGAAGGCCTAGTAAGGAAGCAATCATTACACATATTGAAGACAGTACTACAGATAAGTGGTGGAAGCCAGTGCCACTCTGGGGTTTCAGAGAAGAAATCACAAGAGAAACACCCAGTTCCACATGGTATGACAAAGAGGGAAATGTGGGCTGACAAGGAAGCTAAATCCTTAGGTGTATGGGAACCCTGCAATTCAGCCGATTCTCCTTTAAACAGTCAGCAGCAGTGGGAAGCGTTTATACTCCTGTATGAAATGCTTCAAGAGTATGGTACGCACTTGGTAGAAGCTGCTTGGCATCACCAG CTAAACTTGTTGCTTCAGTTTTCTGTTTCAAACAATAATTTTACAAGCTATATCTTCAGAGGATTTCATCAAAAGCAGACTGATATTTTGAGAGAAGCATATAGTTGGGTAACAATTTTATGGCAACTGGGCTTTCAACATGATAATCCCCAAG TTAGGTGCTTGATCATGGAGTCGTTTTTGGGCATTGAGTGGATGAAGTATGGAAACACTGCCAAATCAGTGTCTGAAAGTTTTGTTCTTGGACCATTCATTGAAGGGTTGAATGACCCTGTGCACCACAAAGATTTCG GTGTAAAAGGGGTTTACAATTCAAAGACTATTGAAGGTGCAGCCAGGTTCTTGCATCAATATACAAGTCACCTAAATACAAG GGAAGGGATTGCTTTTTTGCATAGTTTAGCATCTGTTGCCAAACATCACTCTTTTGGTCGAGCTGGATTAATGGGTCTTGCAGAATGTATTGCTTCAGCTGCACGTGGAGTAGAAAGGCATGATAGTGGAGCAAAATGGAGTGAAGATGCTTTTCCTGATGAGGTGCAAGTGGAATCTTCTCGAAAAAAATTTTCTGATTGTAGAACAGCCTTTTTGGATGTTCTGAGATTTGTTATTGAGAGCAGCAAGCAACATTTCAACCCTAATTATCGTCTTCAAG TTTGTGAAAAAGTTCTGGAGGCTGCTACTTCGCTGGTCAGTACACTTGATGTGCCTCTTGAGATTCTCTTGCACTTCATTGCTACACTACCACGGGCATTTACTGATTATGGGG GTTCTTTAAGATTAAAAACACAAGAGTGGCTCTTGGGGTCTGCTACGGAACATTGTAATCTAAATTGCTGTGGTGCTGAGATTCAACTTCTGAAAAATCTTCAGGACTTCCCAGAAAGGTTTACAAGTTCTCAATACTTGGTTGATGGTTTTTTGAGTTTAGATGATGAAGACTTGGATGCATGGGAATCTGAATCAAAAAGATGGGCAAGAGCCCTTTTTCTTATAATCAAGGGGGAGCATCAACTAGCACCGATATTGAGA TTTATTCAAAATTGTGGCGTCAACATCTGCAAACAACAGAGTCATTTAGAATGGCTACCTGTGAAGTTTCTTGTCCTTGCTAGGAGCTTGGTTGCAGAGATTCAAATAATGCAGGAGAGATCAGCCCAATGTGGTATCAAAATTAAATGCAGATCAGAGATTAGCTTGCTTGATACGGTGGATCAATTGTGTTATACAGAAGCTTCTATGATTAATGGAAGAATTCATGGCCTTTTTCTGTTCATATTG GAGGAGCTGGTTTCTTTTGCCGACTTGTCTTCTTCCATATTTTGGTCTAGCATTACTAAGGAGACAACTCTTCCTGGTTCTGTGAGAGGAAAACTTGGAGGCCGTAGTCAACGTCGGTTGTCAACTTCTACCACCACTGCAATATTGCAAGCT ATAACATCAATACAAGCGGTTGCATCCATTTCATCATGGTGTGCACAGTTTAAAAGTGATGTTAAGCTCGGTTCTGTGTGGAACTTTTTGTGGAAATTCTTCTGGAAGACGGTTTCCTCTCCAACTTGTGATTCTGAG GCTGGAGCAGAAATTTGTCTGGCAGCATATGAAGCATTAGCTCCTGTTTTGAGAGCTCTAGTTTCGACATCCTCTTCACTATCTTTGGATCTCATTagagaaaatgatgaattttcGGCACCTGTTGTAGAAGGCAAATGCTGCTTAGATTCTTtggctctttcttttcttcagaATATCAATAATCTCCTTGCAGTTGGAGTTCTGGCACGAACTCGACGGGCAGTTTTGCTAAACCAGAAG TGGATTTGCTTGGAGTCTCTGCTGTCTATTCCTTACTCTGCTCCTTGGAATGTGCTAAATTTAGAGGATGGCAGCTTGTTCTTCTCGGATTCAGCAATCAGATGTATTTTCAGTGATCTTGTCGAAAG TCTTGATAATGCTGGGGAAGGTTCTGTTTTACCCATGCTGAGATCTGTCAGATTGGCTTTGGGCCTGATTGCCTCAGGAAAGTTAGATTCACATGTTTCCTCATGCAATGGTGTGGATGCTCAG ATGATGTGGCGTTTGGTTAATTCATCTTGGATATTGCATGTCAATTGCAACAAGCGGAGAGTGGCATCTATTGCTGCACTTTTGTCTTCTGTCTTGCATTGTTCCGTGTTTACAGATGAGGGCATGCATTTAATCAACAATAGGCCCGGGCCTCTGAAGTGG TTTGTTGAAAATGTTATTGAGGAAGGCACAAAAAGTCCTCGTACAATTCGCCTTGCAGCATTACATCTAACAGGACTGTGGCTCTCTCATCCAAAGACTGTTAAGTATTACATGAAAGAACTGAAGTTGCTATCACTTTATGGTTCTG TTGCATTTGATGAGGATTTTGAAGCTGAATTATGTGACAATCAAGATGCAAGTACTGAAGTGTCATTATTGGCTAAAAGCCCAGACCCTGAGCTGACTGAA GCATTCATCAACACAGAATTGTATGCACGTGTGTCTGTAGCTGTTCTTTTTTACAAGCTTGCTGACTTGGCCAATTTGGTGGGATCAGCAAATGAGAATGAAGATTGTCACGCTGCTCTTGAATCTGGAAAATTGTTTCTGCAGGAGCTTCTTGATTCTGCG GTGAATGACAAAGATCTTGCAAAGGAGTTGTATAAAAAGTATAGTGGG ATCCATAGACGTAAAATACGAGCTTGGCAAATGATATGTGTTTTGTCGCGATTTGTTACTGATGATATAGTTGCGCAAGTTACTCACAGCTTGCACATATCCCTCTAT AGAAATAATTTTCCCGCAGTTCGTCAATACTTGGAAACTTTTGCAATTAACATCTACCTGAAATTCCCATTGCTG GTCAGGGAACAATTAGTACCTATATTACAAGATTATAACATGAAGCCTCAG GCACTCTCTTCCTATGTGTTCATAGCAGCCAATGTCATCCTCCATGCTTCTAATGCAAATCAATCCAGGCACTTCAATGAATTGCTTCCACCTATAATTCCATTATTAACCTCACACCACCACAGTTTACGTGGTTTTACGCAG TTGTTAGTCTACCAagttttttgtaaatattttccTATGTTGGACTATGGTGCCTCTGAAATGCCTTTAGAGAAAATGTGCTTTGAAGATTTGAAATCATACCTGGCAAAGAACCCTGATTGTAGGCG ctTACGAGCATCTATGGAAGGATATCTTGATGCCTATAATCCCATAGCCTCTGGTACTCCAGCTGGAATTTTCATTGATCGGGTTGAG GAACTTGGGTTTGAATGTGTTCCAACATCCCTCATGGAGGAAGTGCTCAACTTTCTAAAT GATGTCAGGGAAGACCTCAGATGTTCAATGGCAAAGGATGTTGTGACTATCAAGAATGAGAGCTTAAAAACTGATGAAGATGGTAACTGCAGGCAAACAGTAATTGATTCCCAGCTGCCTAAAGAAACATCATTTGATTTCCAGAAAAAGCTTACTCTATCTAAACATGAGAAACAAGACACTGATTCCAGCTCTGTTTTGGGGAACAATGAAGCATGCAAACAACTTTTAG AGATGGAAAAGGAAGATGAGCTTCTTGATCAGTCATTTCAATCCAGAAGATTGACCATGGAAAAAATAAGAGCAAGTCGACAACAATTTATCCTTGTTGCATCATTGCTTGATCGGATACCCAATCTTGCTGGGTTGGCACGGACATGTGAG GTATTTAAGGTGTCAGGACTAGCCATTGCAGATGCAAGCATATTACGTGATAAACAATTCCAGCTCATCAG CGTGACAGCAGAGAAGTGGGTTCCTATAATAGAAGTCCCAGTAAACAGCGTGAAgcatttcttagaaaaaaagaaacgagATGGCTTCTCAATATTGGGACTAGAACAGACAGCAAATAGTGTACCGCTCGATCACTATGCCTTTCCCAAAAAGACA GTACTGGTCCTTGGACGTGAAAAGGAGGGCATACCAGTGGACATTATCCATATGCTCGATGCTTGCATTGAGATTCCGCAATTGGGAGTAGTTAGGTCGCTTAATGTTCATGTTAGTGGGGCAATTGCCCTCTGGGAGTATACTCGACAGCAAAGATCTCAATAA
- the LOC133694397 gene encoding (S)-ureidoglycine aminohydrolase-like produces the protein TSTLAHLPKTKIPCKLQRYRLSSSSSSSSSSYSLSSITAALSDDGGFCSAPPSLFETETASSKPLYWRVTNPTLSPSHLQDLPGFTRSVYERDHALITPESHVFSPLPEWTNTLGAYLITPAMGSHFVMYLAKMQENSKSGLPPNDVERFLFVVQGFATLSNASGAHHQMTVDSYAYLPPNFEHSLECGASATLAVFERRYDSLENHVTEQIVGSTDQQQARYLSIIVFELRKLLPPSLQYDFNIHIMDFQPGEFFNVKEVHHNQHGLLLLEGQGIYRLGDSWYPVQSGDAIWMAPFVPQWYAALGKTRTRYLLYKDVNRNPL, from the exons ACGAGCACGCTCGCTCATTTACCTAAAACCAAAATACCATGCAAACTCCAACGCTACcgtctctcctcctcctcctcctcctcctcctcctcctactcTCTATCATCAATCACAGCTGCTTTGAGTGACGATGGAGGATTCTGCTCTGCTCCTCCTTCACTTTTTGAAACCGAAACGGCCTCCTCCAAACCTCTCTATTGGAGAGTTACTAATCCAACACTCTCTCCTTCTCACCTTCAAG ACTTGCCAGGTTTCACACGCAGTGTTTATGAAAGAGACCACGCTTTAATAACACCAGAAAGTCATGTATTCAGTCCTTTACCAGAATG GACAAATACATTGGGGGCATATCTAATTACGCCAGCTATGGGTTCCCACTTTGTGATGTACCTCGCAAAGATGCAAG AAAATTCAAAGTCTGGGCTGCCTCCAAATGATGTAGAGAG GTTCTTGTTCGTGGTTCAGGGTTTTGCAACTCTGAGTAATGCATCTGGTGCCCACCACCAAATGACG GTGGATTCATATGCTTATCTACCACCAAATTTTGAACATTCTCTGGAGTGTGGTGCATCTGCTACTCTTGCTGTCTTTGAACGCAG GTATGATTCTCTAGAAAATCATGTCACTGAGCAAATTGTTGGTTCAACAGACCAGCAACAGGCAAGGTACCTTTCAATTATT GTTTTTGAACTTAGAAAGCTTCTGCCTCCATCATTGCAATATGACTTCAATATCCAT ATAATGGATTTCCAACCTGGAGAATTCTTTAATGTGAAG GAGGTGCATCACAATCAGCATGGTTTGCTGCTACTAGAGGGACAAGGTATTTATCGATTGGGTGATAGCTG GTATCCAGTTCAATCTGGTGATGCCATTTGGATGGCCCCTTTTGTGCCCCAATG GTACGCTGCACTTGGTAAGACCCGCACACGATATTTGCTGTACAAAGATGTGAATAGGAATCCATTGTAA
- the LOC133673897 gene encoding uncharacterized protein LOC133673897 has protein sequence MPRKMAKLCRGKAVIVSVYEESPGKRRVSSSSNSHHHHHHHYVHHVIKQEVTLHKNGDSRKGYSRRAELLHYSQHLRESALSATSSPSVPKPISSNNHHHQPTTNIVAAPSKPRFSRSTSPTCLGNWKILIPNICRSLTSIQAKQKKKKKHSGSTSNAMITVMKSLEVQKKKGFILKLLSKLQRHR, from the exons ATGCCAAGAAAAATG GCAAAGTTGTGCAGGGGGAAGGCAGTGATAGTGAGTGTGTATGAAGAGAGTCCAGGGAAAAGAAGggtctcatcatcatcaaatagccatcaccaccatcaccaccactaTGTCCATCATGTCATCAAACAAGAGGTAACCCTACACAAGAATGGAGATTCTCGTAAAGGATACAGTAGAAGAGCTGAGCTTCTTCACTACTCTCAGCACCTTCGAGAGTCTGCTCTATCAGCAACATCCTCCCCTTCAGTTCCAAAGCCAATTTCTTCcaacaaccaccaccaccaacccACAACAAAC ATTGTTGCTGCTCCAAGCAAGCCAAGATTCTCCAGGAGCACTAGTCCTACTTGTCTAGGCAATTGGAAGATCTTGATTCCGAATATTTGCAGATCTTTGACAAGTATCCAAGCtaagcaaaagaagaaaaagaaacatagtGGATCCACAAGCAATGCCATGATAACTGTAATGAAAAGCCTAGAG GTACAAAAGAAGAAGGGATTTATTCTGAAACTGCTCTCAAAACTGCAAAGGCATAGATGA
- the LOC133673907 gene encoding subtilisin-like protease SBT2.5, which translates to MKRKGSLRNPPLISRTSVPLTMSSIFSSVLFISLVMIVDPLIAEAKVLIVLMDDEPVFSFKSKQAHSRIEEASLAYKERLRTSHDVFLESLLLKDTYNKLYSYTHLLNGFAVNVQSKEVLRTLKNATGVRAIHEDVKMEKFTTHTPRFLGIPTGVWPILGGAESSGEGVIIGFIDTGINPLHPSFTGGSSARFTNSSKFKGKCVTGEKFPSTACNGKIVGAQYFARAAIAAGDFNATRDYASPYDADGHGSHTASTAAGNHQIPVIANDFNYGYASGMAPGARIAVYKALYTFGGYMSDVVAAVDQAVEDGVDILSLSIGPSSVPSGPSAFLNVLEMELLFATKAGVFVVQAAGNGGPSPSSILSFSPWITSVAASIIDRKYSNSIILGNGRSFSGTGLAPPTAGEMPYRIVAAADVSHGNTTSVLEVESCQHPEHFILSSVRNKLVICTYTFDFEYEAASIAAVANTIQKIGAAGFIITMDPDIGSEQVKGTTMTMQVPAIILNNIQSSRALWEYYNSNTIRSTSGQAVGFAARARILDGRRAFFTRQAPIVASYSSRGPDVSNALLQTADVLKPNVMAPGSSIWAAWSPNSEGDPSIKGQNFALVSGTSMATPHIAGVAALIKQKHPRWSPAAITSAMMTTASTFDHSGSPILAQLTNQIAPATPFDFGAGFINPVHAIDPGLVFDSHFEQYVQFLCAVPGVDEGSVRRAVGTSCPTNRRAWCSDLNTASVTISNLVGSRKVIRSVTNVSSRNEVYRVTVRQPSGVNVTVSPRVVVINSNASKHLRIVLTAIKATRTYTFGEMVLHGSRKHVVRVPIAVYVSTSLKS; encoded by the exons atgaaaagaaaagggtcaTTACGTAACCCGCCTCTCATCAGCAGGACATCAGTGCCACTGACAATGTCTTCCATTTTCTCCTCCgttcttttcatttctcttgTCATGATCGTTGATCCTTTAATAGCTGAGGCAAAAGTTCTCATTGTTTTGATGGATGATGAACCTGTCTTCTCTTTCAAATCAAAGCAAGCCCATTCTAG GATTGAGGAGGCTTCTTTGGCATACAAAGAGAGATTAAGGACAAGCCATGACGTATTCTTAGAATCCCTGCTCCTGAAAGATACCTACAACAAGCTCTACAGCTACACTCATTTGCTTAATGGGTTTGCAGTCAATGTTCAGTCCAAGGAG GTCCTCAGAACTCTGAAGAACGCAACAGGAGTTAGAGCTATCCATGAAGATGTCAAAATGGAGAAGTTTACAACACATACACCTCGCTTTCTTGGGATTCCTACTGGTGTTTGGCCAATTTTAGGGGGAGCAGAGAGTTCGGGTGAGGGGGTAATAATAGGTTTTATTGACACGGGGATAAACCCTCTCCATCCAAGTTTTACGGGTGGTTCCTCTGCACGATTTACAAACAGTTCCAAATTCAAAGGAAAATGTGTCACCGGAGAGAAGTTCCCTTCAACAGCATGTAATGGCAAGATAGTAGGGGCACAATATTTTGCTCGTGCAGCAATAGCTGCTGGTGACTTCAATGCAACACGCGATTATGCATCCCCCTATGATGCTGATGGTCATGGAAG CCATACAGCCTCCACAGCTGCTGGAAACCACCAAATACCAGTGATTGCCAACGACTTCAATTACGGTTATGCAAGTGGCATGGCTCCTGGAGCAAG GATTGCTGTGTACAAAGCTCTTTACACATTTGGAGGTTACATGTCAGATGTCGTGGCTGCTGTGGATCAG GCAGTGGAGGATGGAGTTGATATATTAAGCCTCTCCATAGGGCCATCTAGTGTCCCATCTGGTCCTTCTGCCTTCCTCAATGTGCTAGAAATGGAGCTTTTATTTGCTACAAAAGCTGGAGTTTTTGTTGTTCAAGCTGCTGGAAATGGTGGCCCTTCTCCCAGTTCGATCCTTTCTTTTAGCCCCTGGATCACTAGTGTAGCTGCCTCCATCATCGATCGCAAGTACAGCAACTCAATCATTCTTGGGAATGGGCGAAGCTTCTCTGGCACTGGTCTTGCCC CTCCAACAGCAGGAGAAATGCCTTACCGAATAGTGGCAGCAGCTGATGTCTCTCATGGGAACACCACTAGTGTTCTAGAAGTTGAAAGCTGTCAGCATCCAGAACACTTCATCTTATCATCAGTTCGAAACAAGCTGGTTATCTGCACTTATACCTTTGACTTTGAATATGAGGCTGCAAGCATCGCAGCTGTTGCAAACACTATACAGAAGATAGGGGCTGCAGGTTTTATCATCACAATGGATCCTGACATTGGTTCTGAGCAAGTCAAGGGTACCACAATGACTATGCAAGTACCTGCCATTATACTGAACAACATACAATCTTCCAGA GCATTGTGGGAGTATTATAACTCAAATACCATCAGGAGTACCAGTGGACAAGCTGTGGGTTTTGCTGCCAGGGCAAGAATATTGGATGGAAGGCGAGCATTCTTTACTCGGCAGGCCCCAATTGTTGCATCCTATTCGTCTAGAGGTCCCGATGTGAGCAATGCACTTTTGCAAACTGCTGATGTCCTCAAACCAAATGTCATGGCCCCAGGATCCTCCATTTGGGCTGCGTGGAGCCCCAACAGTGAAGGAGATCCTTCTATCAAGG GGCAAAACTTTGCGCTTGTATCTGGTACTAGCATGGCCACTCCTCACATAGCTGGTGTTGCGGCTTTAATCAAGCAAAAGCACCCTAGGTGGAGTCCTGCAGCAATCACATCAGCAATGATGACCACTGCCAGTACATTTGACCATTCTGGCTCTCCCATTTTAGCACAATTAACTAACCAAATAGCCCCTGCTACACCGTTCGATTTTGGTGCTGGATTCATAAACCCAGTTCATGCCATCGACCCAGGACTCGTATTCGATTCTCATTTTGAACAATATGTCCAGTTTCTTTGTGCTGTTCCAGGTGTTGATGAAGGTTCTGTAAGACGAGCAGTAGGAACTAGTTGTCCAACAAATAGAAGAGCATGGTGTTCAGATTTGAACACCGCAAGTGTGACAATTTCGAATCTAGTTGGGTCAAGAAAGGTGATTCGTAGTGTTACAAACGTGAGCAGCAGGAATGAGGTTTATAGAGTGACTGTGAGACAACCATCAGGTGTAAACGTAACTGTTTCCCCACGAGTAGTTGTGATAAACAGTAATGCTTCGAAGCATCTTAGGATTGTGTTGACGGCAATTAAGGCAACGAGAACTTACACATTCGGAGAGATGGTGTTGCATGGAAGCAGAAAGCATGTTGTTAGAGTTCCTATAGCTGTTTACGTTAGCACATCATTGAAAAGCTGA